A window of the Acidovorax sp. YS12 genome harbors these coding sequences:
- a CDS encoding AAA family ATPase translates to MNPFVTGLAAHALALRFLGGFAVWRGGTPVTGFPYDKVRALLAYLALEPGLHSREYLADLLWPGVDAQRARANLRVCLFDLRRLLGDAAAQPPLLEATPKMLRLHAAAGLRLDVADFLACAGLPAESPDLLARGVAHYRGPLLAGLSLPDAPEFDAWLEARRAALQRQAVQMLERLAAYHEAQGHDAQALQYAQRATEVDPWSEPLQRACLRLLARRSPAAALAHFATFRRALARELGAEPEPQTLALAARLAQPGTAPEAAPAPAARPGRRHLAVLACDFEPRGGMDPEEAAAALGGLLAQGAQGVRSHGGHVALAQGGELLAFFGYPQAREHALRDAAQAALAVARAWRAQEGAADLVLRAGLHAGWGFADESGGLPDAAGVLTKAARRLAQGAPAGGIAASAGLRRLAGGQFQWSAPDDAGAALLLARGPGAGRAEGPERGLPPLVGRRQELERLRAAWGDACQGPRLGALVQAEAGRGKSRLAAALAQQVLNGGGVVCEVACQSGAAHIPYLPFVESLQRQIGLEGTEDGAAHWLRQRLGADAVDALPVLLHLLGLAEDVAALYPAERKAREQALLARLFGPAPDGRPLLLLVEDLHWADEATLELLERMLGEGDAGGAPLFMLCTARAAPPGPLAERLAVRLELAPLPAQAIRTLVTQVAGAGQPLGDALLASIVHRADGVPLYAEELARAALAGGGRAGDVPETLWDALAARLDGLGPAKRIAQYAACIGRDFGEDLLCAIATAPDDVDGGLQVLLHAGLVQRRLGGLLHFRHALIRQAAYESLAQAERRQIHARLAQALGSGFAERVRAHPEILAHHLSESTDPAAAHAWWVAGTQAASRSALAEAIHDFYAGLAAVQALPEGSPERTHDELRLQIGLGTALVGAQGYGAEAAQECFQRAWALSAGAPPGMDLFPLMWGLWMVGRHGEGEHPLEYAGRLARMAEGSTDPARRMAVEYAWGNNTFWLGEFARARRHLEAAIAWRAQVEGAESIARFGEDIGIAARALLAWVCWIEGDLERARALADENVALARALGHAHSFGFAFSCAAVLYRHLRAPQQAAALSGELLDYARHHRLLLWQAAAAGVLGWAQAAQGDAGGLAPIRQGLEGARLVFRVIEITFMAFLIDALLHLGRPAEALPLIDEALERSAANHDTHFVPELLRLRGDALRHLRPDAAAEALDLYRQALRLAEASGAALFALRSATRIARLEAGAGAARPLAQVLARVQGPPGNPDLREAREVLEMLLKK, encoded by the coding sequence GTGAACCCCTTCGTGACCGGGCTTGCCGCGCATGCGCTGGCCCTGCGCTTTCTCGGCGGCTTTGCCGTCTGGCGCGGCGGCACGCCCGTCACCGGCTTCCCCTACGACAAGGTGCGCGCGCTGCTGGCCTACCTGGCGCTGGAGCCGGGCCTGCACAGCCGCGAGTACCTGGCCGACCTGCTGTGGCCCGGCGTGGACGCGCAGCGCGCCCGCGCCAACCTGCGCGTGTGCCTGTTCGACCTGCGCCGCCTGCTGGGCGACGCCGCCGCGCAGCCGCCGCTGCTGGAGGCCACCCCGAAGATGCTGCGCCTGCACGCCGCAGCGGGCCTGCGGCTCGACGTGGCCGATTTCCTGGCCTGCGCCGGCCTGCCGGCCGAATCCCCCGACCTGCTCGCGCGCGGCGTGGCGCACTACCGTGGCCCGCTGCTGGCGGGCCTGTCGCTGCCCGACGCGCCCGAGTTCGACGCCTGGCTGGAGGCGCGGCGCGCGGCGCTGCAGCGCCAGGCCGTGCAGATGCTCGAACGCCTGGCGGCATACCACGAGGCCCAGGGCCACGACGCCCAGGCGCTGCAGTACGCCCAGCGTGCCACCGAGGTCGATCCCTGGAGCGAGCCGCTGCAGCGCGCCTGCCTGCGCCTGCTGGCGCGGCGCAGCCCGGCGGCGGCGCTGGCGCATTTCGCAACCTTCCGCCGCGCGCTCGCGCGCGAACTCGGCGCCGAACCCGAGCCGCAGACGCTGGCCCTGGCCGCGCGCCTGGCCCAGCCGGGCACCGCGCCCGAGGCCGCCCCGGCCCCGGCCGCGCGGCCCGGGCGCCGCCACCTGGCGGTGCTGGCCTGCGACTTCGAGCCGCGCGGCGGCATGGACCCCGAGGAGGCCGCCGCCGCCCTGGGCGGCCTGCTGGCGCAGGGCGCGCAAGGCGTGCGCAGCCACGGCGGCCACGTGGCGCTGGCGCAGGGCGGCGAGCTGCTGGCCTTCTTCGGCTACCCGCAGGCGCGCGAACACGCGCTGCGCGACGCGGCGCAGGCCGCCCTGGCCGTAGCACGGGCGTGGCGCGCGCAGGAGGGCGCGGCTGACCTGGTGCTGCGCGCCGGCCTGCACGCTGGATGGGGCTTTGCCGACGAATCGGGCGGCCTGCCCGACGCGGCGGGCGTCCTCACCAAGGCCGCGCGCCGCCTGGCGCAGGGCGCGCCGGCGGGCGGCATCGCGGCCAGCGCCGGGCTGCGCCGCCTCGCTGGCGGGCAATTCCAGTGGTCGGCGCCCGATGACGCTGGCGCCGCGCTGCTGCTGGCGCGTGGCCCGGGCGCCGGGCGGGCGGAGGGGCCGGAGCGCGGCTTGCCGCCCCTGGTCGGGCGGCGCCAGGAGCTGGAGCGCCTGCGCGCCGCGTGGGGCGATGCCTGCCAGGGCCCGCGCCTGGGTGCGCTGGTGCAGGCCGAGGCGGGCCGGGGCAAGTCGCGCCTGGCGGCGGCGCTGGCCCAGCAGGTGCTGAACGGCGGCGGCGTGGTATGCGAAGTGGCCTGCCAGTCCGGCGCGGCGCACATCCCGTACCTGCCTTTCGTCGAGAGCCTGCAGCGCCAGATCGGGCTGGAAGGGACGGAGGATGGCGCCGCGCACTGGCTGCGCCAGCGCCTGGGCGCCGATGCTGTGGACGCGCTGCCGGTGCTGCTGCACCTGCTGGGGCTGGCCGAAGACGTTGCCGCCCTGTACCCCGCCGAGCGCAAGGCGCGCGAGCAGGCCCTGCTGGCGCGCCTGTTCGGCCCGGCGCCGGACGGCCGGCCGCTGCTGCTGCTCGTGGAAGACCTGCACTGGGCCGACGAGGCCACGCTGGAACTGCTCGAACGCATGCTTGGCGAGGGGGACGCGGGCGGCGCGCCGCTGTTCATGCTGTGTACCGCGCGCGCCGCGCCGCCCGGGCCGCTGGCCGAGCGCCTGGCCGTGCGCCTGGAGCTGGCGCCGCTGCCCGCCCAGGCCATCCGCACCCTGGTCACGCAGGTGGCGGGGGCTGGCCAGCCCCTGGGCGACGCGCTGCTCGCCTCCATCGTGCACCGCGCCGACGGCGTGCCGCTGTACGCCGAGGAACTGGCGCGCGCCGCGCTGGCCGGCGGCGGCCGCGCGGGCGACGTGCCCGAAACCCTGTGGGACGCGCTGGCCGCGCGCCTGGACGGCCTGGGCCCGGCCAAGCGCATCGCCCAGTACGCCGCCTGCATCGGGCGCGACTTTGGCGAGGACCTGCTGTGCGCCATCGCCACCGCGCCGGACGACGTGGACGGCGGCCTGCAGGTGCTGCTGCACGCCGGGCTGGTGCAGCGCCGGCTCGGCGGGCTGCTGCACTTCCGCCACGCGCTCATCCGGCAGGCCGCCTACGAATCGCTGGCGCAGGCCGAGCGGCGGCAGATCCACGCGCGGCTGGCGCAGGCGCTGGGCAGCGGCTTCGCCGAGCGCGTGCGCGCCCACCCCGAGATCCTGGCCCACCACCTGTCCGAATCCACCGACCCCGCCGCCGCGCACGCCTGGTGGGTGGCGGGCACGCAGGCCGCGTCGCGCTCGGCGCTGGCCGAGGCCATCCACGACTTCTACGCCGGCCTGGCCGCCGTGCAGGCCTTGCCCGAGGGCAGCCCCGAGCGCACGCACGACGAACTGCGCCTGCAGATCGGCCTGGGCACGGCGCTCGTGGGCGCGCAGGGCTACGGCGCCGAGGCGGCGCAGGAGTGCTTCCAGCGCGCCTGGGCCCTGAGCGCCGGTGCGCCGCCCGGCATGGACCTGTTTCCGCTCATGTGGGGCCTGTGGATGGTGGGGCGCCACGGCGAGGGCGAGCATCCGCTGGAATACGCCGGGCGCCTCGCCCGCATGGCCGAGGGCAGCACCGACCCGGCGCGGCGCATGGCCGTGGAATACGCCTGGGGCAACAACACCTTCTGGCTGGGCGAGTTCGCGCGTGCGCGCCGCCACCTGGAGGCGGCCATCGCCTGGCGCGCGCAAGTGGAGGGCGCCGAATCCATCGCGCGCTTCGGCGAGGACATCGGCATCGCCGCGCGCGCCCTGCTGGCCTGGGTGTGCTGGATCGAGGGCGACCTGGAACGCGCCCGCGCGCTGGCCGACGAAAACGTGGCCCTGGCGCGCGCGCTCGGCCACGCGCACAGCTTCGGCTTCGCCTTCAGCTGCGCGGCGGTGCTGTACCGCCACCTGCGCGCGCCGCAGCAGGCGGCGGCGCTCAGCGGCGAACTGCTGGACTACGCCCGGCACCACCGCCTGCTGCTGTGGCAGGCCGCCGCCGCCGGCGTGCTGGGCTGGGCGCAGGCGGCGCAGGGCGACGCGGGCGGGCTGGCCCCGATCCGCCAGGGGCTGGAGGGCGCGCGGCTGGTGTTCCGCGTGATCGAGATCACCTTCATGGCCTTCCTCATCGACGCGCTGCTGCACCTGGGCCGCCCGGCCGAGGCGCTGCCGCTCATCGACGAGGCGCTGGAGCGCTCCGCCGCGAACCATGACACCCATTTCGTGCCCGAGCTGCTGCGCCTGCGCGGCGACGCGCTGCGGCACCTGCGCCCCGATGCCGCCGCCGAGGCGCTGGACCTGTACCGCCAGGCGCTGCGCCTGGCCGAGGCGAGCGGCGCCGCCCTGTTCGCGCTGCGCAGCGCCACGCGCATCGCGCGGCTGGAGGCAGGCGCCGGGGCGGCCCGCCCGCTGGCACAGGTGCTGGCGCGCGTGCAGGGCCCGCCCGGCAACCCGGACCTGCGCGAGGCACGCGAAGTCCTGGAAATGCTCCTGAAAAAGTAG
- a CDS encoding phage tail protein, whose protein sequence is MLGELRLFAGNFAPLNWMLAQGQILSLNGQTAQLFAILGATYGGNGSSTFALPDLRGRVAAGAGQGPGLSYRSLGQQWGAETRTLTTSELPAHTHPLNVASNAPATTGTPGGDKVLAVAQNAGLYAAAPPSVALAGNSLATAGSGQPFSILPPSLGMNYIICTGGTAPVRP, encoded by the coding sequence ATGCTGGGCGAGCTGCGCCTGTTCGCGGGCAACTTCGCGCCGCTCAACTGGATGCTGGCGCAGGGGCAGATCCTGTCCCTCAACGGCCAGACGGCGCAGTTGTTCGCCATCCTGGGCGCCACCTACGGCGGCAACGGCAGCTCCACCTTCGCCCTGCCGGACCTGCGCGGGCGCGTGGCGGCCGGGGCGGGGCAGGGGCCGGGCCTGAGCTACCGCAGCCTGGGCCAGCAGTGGGGCGCCGAAACGCGCACGCTGACCACCAGCGAGTTGCCCGCGCATACCCACCCCCTGAACGTCGCCAGCAACGCTCCGGCCACCACCGGCACGCCCGGTGGCGACAAGGTGCTGGCCGTGGCACAGAACGCGGGGCTGTACGCCGCCGCGCCGCCCTCGGTCGCGCTGGCCGGCAACAGCCTGGCCACGGCGGGGAGCGGCCAGCCGTTCTCCATCCTGCCGCCCAGCCTGGGCATGAACTACATCATCTGCACCGGCGGCACGGCGCCGGTCCGCCCATGA
- a CDS encoding acyl-CoA synthetase produces the protein MTSMYDQHLPRNEANHAPLSPLAFIERTAEVYPDRLAIVHGDLRQTWGETYKRCRQLASSLRRLGIGKNDTVAVMLPNTPPMVEAHFGVPMAGAVLNTLNTRLDPETIAFMLDHGEARALIVDPEFSAVVAKALPLRKNPAPLALIEVEDALYGAPAQALGGTRYEDFVAAGDPAFAWELPGDEWDAIALNYTSGTTGNPKGVVYHHRGAAINAISNVLEWDMPKHAVYLWTLPMFHCNGWCFPWTVAARAGVNVCLRRVDAQAIFDAIRNHGVTHYCGAPIVQGLLVNAPAAMKEGVPAGVKAMVAGAAPPASMIEGMEQMGFDLTHVYGLTEVYGPATVCAKHDAWNSLDIGERARLNARQGVRYHLQRAAMVCNPETMEPVPHDGETMGEIMFRGNIAMKGYLKNPQATEDAFRGGWFHSGDLAVQYPDGYIKIKDRSKDIIISGGENISSIEVEDVLYRHPDVLAVAVVAKPDPKWGETPCAFVELKAGALTTVDDIVQHCKKHLAGFKVPRAVVFGELPKTSTGKIQKFELRRKAGSATAINV, from the coding sequence GTGACCAGCATGTACGACCAGCATCTGCCCCGCAACGAAGCCAACCACGCGCCGCTCTCGCCGCTGGCGTTCATCGAGCGCACGGCCGAGGTCTACCCCGACCGCCTGGCCATCGTGCACGGCGACCTGCGCCAGACCTGGGGCGAGACCTACAAGCGCTGCCGCCAGCTCGCCAGCAGCCTGCGCCGCCTGGGCATTGGCAAGAACGACACCGTGGCCGTGATGCTGCCCAACACCCCGCCGATGGTGGAGGCGCATTTCGGCGTGCCCATGGCGGGCGCGGTGCTCAACACGCTGAACACCCGCCTCGACCCCGAAACCATCGCCTTCATGCTCGACCACGGCGAGGCCAGGGCGCTCATCGTCGATCCCGAATTCAGCGCCGTGGTGGCCAAGGCGCTGCCGCTGCGCAAGAACCCGGCGCCGCTGGCCCTCATCGAGGTCGAGGACGCGCTCTACGGTGCCCCCGCACAGGCCCTGGGCGGCACGCGCTACGAGGATTTCGTGGCCGCGGGCGACCCGGCCTTCGCCTGGGAACTGCCCGGCGACGAATGGGACGCCATTGCCCTGAACTACACCAGCGGCACCACCGGCAACCCCAAGGGCGTGGTCTACCACCACCGCGGCGCGGCCATCAACGCCATCAGCAACGTGCTGGAGTGGGACATGCCCAAGCACGCGGTGTACCTGTGGACGCTGCCCATGTTCCACTGCAACGGCTGGTGCTTTCCGTGGACCGTGGCGGCGCGCGCCGGCGTCAACGTGTGCCTGCGCCGCGTCGATGCGCAGGCCATCTTCGATGCCATCCGCAACCACGGCGTCACGCACTACTGCGGCGCGCCCATCGTGCAGGGCCTGCTGGTGAACGCGCCCGCCGCCATGAAGGAAGGCGTGCCCGCCGGCGTCAAGGCCATGGTGGCCGGCGCCGCGCCCCCGGCCTCGATGATCGAGGGCATGGAGCAGATGGGGTTCGACCTGACCCACGTCTACGGGCTGACCGAGGTCTACGGCCCCGCCACCGTGTGCGCCAAGCACGACGCCTGGAACAGCCTCGACATCGGCGAGCGCGCGCGCCTGAACGCCCGCCAGGGCGTGCGCTACCACCTGCAGCGCGCCGCCATGGTGTGCAACCCCGAGACCATGGAGCCCGTGCCGCACGACGGCGAGACCATGGGCGAGATCATGTTCCGCGGCAACATCGCCATGAAGGGCTACCTGAAGAACCCGCAGGCCACCGAGGACGCGTTCCGCGGCGGCTGGTTCCACAGCGGCGACCTGGCCGTGCAGTACCCCGACGGCTACATCAAGATCAAGGACCGCAGTAAGGACATCATCATCTCGGGCGGCGAGAACATCTCCTCCATCGAGGTCGAGGACGTGCTCTACCGCCACCCCGACGTGCTGGCCGTGGCCGTGGTGGCCAAGCCCGATCCGAAGTGGGGCGAAACCCCCTGCGCCTTCGTCGAGCTGAAGGCGGGCGCGCTGACCACGGTGGACGACATCGTGCAGCACTGCAAGAAGCACCTCGCGGGCTTCAAGGTGCCGCGCGCCGTGGTGTTCGGCGAACTGCCCAAGACCAGCACCGGCAAGATCCAGAAGTTCGAGCTGCGCCGCAAGGCCGGATCGGCCACGGCGATCAACGTGTGA
- the rpoD gene encoding RNA polymerase sigma factor RpoD, which yields MPVQKSAKSAKPAADAAEKTVSLPAAKAATKASTVSTPKSKAQLLKEAADELLKNAEAQEKKKPARKPKATADADAAAAEEAPKKKAGRPAKAAGADDTDAKPKAAAKAPAKRGRKPKAKEEGEGMGDDADLSDIESELEGEVEEAPVADVATEKVKPLRMKISKAKERALMKEFGLDETVLSEEDLAKRRSLLKKLITLGKTRGYLTRVEISDHLPDKLVDAETMEVVVAMLNDMGVAVYEQTPDAETLFQNNVTPTATTVEEAEEEAEAALSTVDSEFGRTTDPVRMYMREMGTVELLTREGEIEIAKRIEGGLQDMMEAISASPATIAEILNMAEEIREGKVVISTVVDGFVDADENDDYVAEEDFDEYDEADDDDGKGGSKALTKKLEELKNEALRRFDKLREQFEKMHKVYDKDGYGGATYMKIQHTISAELMTIRFTAKTIEKLCDMVRAQVDDVRKKERELRRIIVDKCGMPQDTFVKDFPPNLLNLQWVEQQASAGKPWSAVLQRNIPPVQELQQKLIDLQTRVVVPLSELKDINKRMNAGEMASRDAKKEMIEANLRLVISIAKKYTNRGLQFLDLIQEGNIGLMKAVDKFEYRRGYKFSTYATWWIRQAITRSIADQARTIRIPVHMIETINKMNRISRQHLQEFGFEPDASILAAKMEIPEDKIRKIMKIAKEPISMETPIGDDDDSHLGDFIEDSANTAPIDAAMQAGLRDVVKDILDGLTPREAKVLRMRFGIEMSTDHTLEEVGKQFDVTRERIRQIEAKALRKLKHPSRSDKLRSFIDSL from the coding sequence ATGCCCGTGCAAAAGTCCGCGAAGTCTGCCAAGCCTGCCGCAGATGCCGCTGAAAAAACCGTTTCCCTCCCGGCCGCCAAAGCCGCAACGAAAGCGTCCACCGTGTCCACACCCAAAAGCAAAGCCCAGCTGCTCAAAGAAGCCGCCGATGAATTGTTGAAGAACGCCGAAGCGCAAGAGAAGAAGAAGCCCGCGCGCAAGCCCAAGGCCACCGCGGACGCCGATGCCGCAGCCGCCGAGGAAGCCCCCAAGAAGAAGGCCGGCCGCCCCGCCAAGGCCGCGGGTGCCGACGACACGGACGCCAAGCCCAAGGCCGCCGCCAAGGCACCGGCCAAGCGCGGACGCAAGCCCAAGGCCAAGGAAGAAGGCGAAGGCATGGGCGACGACGCCGACCTGTCGGACATCGAATCCGAATTGGAAGGCGAAGTCGAGGAAGCGCCGGTGGCCGATGTCGCCACCGAGAAGGTCAAGCCCCTGCGCATGAAGATCAGCAAGGCCAAGGAACGCGCCTTGATGAAGGAGTTCGGCCTGGACGAAACCGTCCTGTCCGAGGAAGACCTGGCCAAGCGCCGCTCGCTGCTCAAGAAGCTCATCACGCTGGGCAAGACGCGCGGCTACCTGACGCGGGTCGAGATTTCCGACCACCTGCCCGACAAGCTGGTGGACGCCGAGACCATGGAAGTCGTGGTCGCCATGCTCAACGACATGGGCGTGGCCGTGTACGAGCAGACGCCCGATGCCGAAACGCTGTTCCAGAACAACGTGACGCCCACGGCCACCACCGTGGAAGAAGCCGAGGAAGAGGCCGAGGCGGCCCTGTCCACCGTCGATTCCGAATTCGGCCGCACCACCGACCCCGTGCGCATGTACATGCGCGAGATGGGCACGGTGGAGCTGCTCACGCGCGAGGGCGAGATCGAGATCGCCAAGCGCATCGAGGGCGGCCTGCAGGACATGATGGAAGCCATCAGCGCCTCGCCCGCCACCATCGCCGAGATCCTCAACATGGCCGAGGAAATCCGCGAGGGCAAGGTCGTCATTTCCACCGTGGTGGACGGTTTCGTCGACGCCGACGAAAACGACGACTACGTGGCCGAGGAAGACTTCGACGAGTACGACGAAGCCGACGACGACGACGGCAAGGGCGGCTCCAAGGCGCTGACCAAGAAGCTCGAAGAGCTGAAGAACGAGGCCCTGCGCCGCTTCGACAAGCTGCGCGAGCAGTTCGAGAAGATGCACAAGGTGTACGACAAGGACGGCTACGGCGGCGCCACGTACATGAAGATCCAGCACACGATCTCGGCCGAGCTGATGACCATCCGCTTCACCGCCAAGACCATCGAGAAGCTGTGCGACATGGTGCGCGCCCAGGTGGACGACGTGCGCAAGAAGGAACGCGAGCTGCGCCGCATCATCGTGGACAAGTGCGGCATGCCGCAGGACACCTTCGTCAAGGACTTCCCGCCCAACCTGCTGAACCTGCAATGGGTGGAGCAGCAGGCCAGCGCCGGCAAGCCCTGGAGCGCCGTGCTGCAGCGCAACATCCCGCCCGTGCAGGAACTGCAGCAGAAACTGATCGACCTGCAGACCCGCGTGGTGGTGCCGCTGTCCGAGCTCAAGGACATCAACAAGCGCATGAACGCCGGCGAAATGGCCTCGCGCGACGCCAAGAAGGAGATGATCGAGGCCAACCTGCGCCTCGTGATCTCCATCGCCAAGAAGTACACCAACCGCGGCCTGCAGTTCCTCGACCTGATCCAGGAAGGCAACATCGGCCTGATGAAGGCCGTGGACAAGTTCGAGTACCGCCGCGGCTACAAATTCTCGACCTACGCCACGTGGTGGATCCGCCAGGCGATCACCCGCTCCATCGCGGACCAGGCCCGGACCATCCGCATCCCGGTGCACATGATCGAGACCATCAACAAGATGAACCGCATCAGCCGCCAGCACCTGCAGGAGTTCGGCTTCGAGCCCGATGCGTCGATCCTGGCGGCGAAGATGGAGATCCCCGAGGACAAGATCCGCAAGATCATGAAGATCGCCAAGGAGCCGATCTCGATGGAAACCCCCATCGGCGACGACGACGACAGCCACCTGGGCGACTTCATCGAGGACAGCGCCAACACCGCGCCCATCGACGCCGCCATGCAGGCCGGCCTGCGCGACGTGGTGAAGGACATCCTCGACGGCCTGACCCCACGCGAGGCCAAGGTGCTGCGCATGCGCTTCGGCATCGAAATGTCCACCGACCACACACTGGAAGAAGTGGGCAAGCAGTTCGACGTGACGCGCGAACGCATCCGCCAGATCGAGGCCAAGGCGCTGCGCAAGCTGAAGCACCCGAGCCGCAGCGACAAGCTGCGCAGCTTCATCGACTCGCTGTAA
- a CDS encoding DNA primase, translating into MSIPQSFIQELLSRVDVVDVVGRYVQLKKGGANFMGLCPFHGEKSPSFSVSPSKQFYHCFGCGKNGNAIGFLMDHAGMGFVEAVQDLAQSVGLAVPQDDASPQERERAAAARQKQATLTDVLEKAGESWRKQLRASPRAVAYLKGRGVSGQIAKRYGLGYAPEGWRNLASVFPEYDSPLLHESGLVIVGEEDGKRYDRFRDRIMFPIRNVKGECIGFGGRVLGDEKPKYLNSPETPVFHKGRELYGLFEARTAIREAGYALVTEGYMDVVALAQLGFGNAVATLGTACTSEHVHKLFRFTDQVVFSFDGDAAGRRAARKALDGALPYASDTRAIKFLFLPAEHDPDSFIRAHGPEAFARHVGDAMPLSRFLVEAASEGCDLGLAEGRAHMATNARALWTALPDGALKRQLLAELAQLAQLDARDLADLWSHGAAPAPARAPAPGQEPPPWEHGAPPAFAGNFPSRPAAGPGQGSRGNWKNRGAKAWAPPYQGPRPSPVSRADQAARLLLSHMAFLEELTHDDHDALGAQPAPHGPLFAWLEQEWHEHGAQPWAVLRESLRGQGCESLAAQLMSGPHAQPEGDLPEIRRELRGVLNRMRMDRIKQQETEAVAALRTDPAAAQRLRALQAQRLELEALEALARKAS; encoded by the coding sequence GTGTCGATTCCCCAATCTTTCATCCAGGAGCTGCTGTCCCGCGTCGACGTGGTCGATGTCGTCGGACGCTACGTGCAGCTCAAGAAAGGCGGGGCCAACTTCATGGGCCTGTGCCCCTTCCATGGGGAGAAGTCGCCCTCCTTCAGCGTCAGTCCCTCCAAGCAGTTCTACCACTGCTTCGGCTGCGGCAAGAACGGCAACGCCATCGGTTTCCTCATGGACCACGCAGGCATGGGCTTCGTCGAAGCGGTGCAGGACCTGGCGCAGAGCGTGGGCCTGGCCGTGCCGCAGGACGATGCCTCGCCCCAGGAGCGCGAGCGCGCCGCCGCCGCGCGCCAGAAGCAGGCCACGCTGACCGACGTGCTGGAAAAAGCCGGCGAATCCTGGCGCAAGCAGCTCAGGGCCTCGCCGCGCGCGGTAGCCTACCTCAAGGGCCGGGGCGTCTCGGGGCAGATCGCCAAGCGCTACGGCCTGGGCTACGCGCCAGAGGGCTGGCGCAACCTGGCCAGCGTCTTCCCCGAGTACGACAGCCCGCTGCTGCACGAATCGGGCCTGGTGATCGTGGGCGAGGAGGACGGCAAGCGCTACGACCGCTTCCGCGACCGCATCATGTTCCCCATCCGCAACGTCAAGGGCGAGTGCATCGGCTTTGGCGGGCGCGTGCTGGGCGACGAGAAGCCCAAGTACCTCAACTCGCCCGAAACGCCGGTGTTCCACAAGGGCCGCGAACTGTACGGCCTGTTCGAGGCGCGCACCGCCATCCGCGAGGCCGGCTACGCCCTGGTGACCGAGGGCTACATGGACGTGGTGGCCCTGGCGCAGCTCGGCTTCGGCAACGCCGTGGCCACGCTGGGCACGGCCTGCACCAGCGAGCACGTGCACAAGCTGTTCCGCTTCACCGACCAGGTCGTCTTCAGCTTCGACGGCGACGCGGCGGGCCGCCGCGCGGCGCGCAAGGCGCTGGACGGCGCCCTGCCCTACGCCAGCGACACGCGCGCCATCAAGTTCCTGTTCCTGCCCGCCGAGCACGACCCCGACAGCTTCATCCGCGCCCACGGCCCCGAGGCGTTCGCGCGCCACGTCGGCGACGCCATGCCACTGAGCCGCTTCCTGGTCGAAGCCGCCAGCGAAGGCTGCGACCTGGGCCTGGCCGAAGGCCGCGCCCACATGGCCACCAACGCCCGCGCCCTGTGGACCGCGCTGCCCGACGGCGCGCTCAAGCGCCAGCTGCTCGCCGAGCTGGCCCAGCTGGCGCAGCTCGACGCCCGCGACCTGGCCGACCTGTGGAGCCACGGCGCGGCGCCCGCGCCCGCCCGTGCGCCCGCCCCCGGACAGGAGCCGCCCCCCTGGGAACACGGCGCCCCGCCCGCCTTCGCTGGCAACTTCCCCTCCCGCCCCGCCGCAGGCCCCGGCCAGGGCAGCCGGGGCAACTGGAAAAACCGCGGCGCCAAGGCCTGGGCCCCACCCTACCAGGGGCCCCGCCCCTCGCCCGTGAGCCGCGCCGACCAGGCCGCGCGGCTGCTGCTGTCGCACATGGCGTTTCTGGAAGAGCTGACGCACGACGACCACGACGCCCTGGGCGCCCAGCCCGCCCCGCACGGCCCGCTGTTCGCCTGGCTGGAGCAGGAGTGGCACGAGCACGGCGCCCAGCCCTGGGCCGTGCTGCGCGAAAGCCTGCGCGGCCAGGGCTGCGAGAGCCTGGCCGCGCAGCTGATGAGCGGCCCGCATGCCCAGCCGGAGGGCGACCTGCCGGAAATCCGGCGCGAACTACGCGGCGTGCTCAACCGCATGCGCATGGACCGCATCAAGCAGCAGGAGACCGAGGCCGTGGCCGCCCTGCGCACCGACCCCGCAGCCGCCCAGCGCCTGCGCGCCCTGCAGGCCCAGCGCCTGGAGCTGGAAGCGCTGGAGGCGCTGGCGCGCAAAGCCTCTTGA